From a region of the Halococcus hamelinensis 100A6 genome:
- a CDS encoding AGE family epimerase/isomerase: MTDAAVVAEEYRPKLEAVLRENVLDFWFPRCIDEQGGFLTSYESEGEFAGNGHKQVVTQARMVWFTARLAREGYGERYEGIADHGLEFLLDEMWDEEHGGFVWEVERDGTTSKPNKHLYGQSFGLYALSEYHRATSDERAAEYAHELVDLLDEHAKDEAHGGYVEYFTPEWEPILDGRTYLDNIEPDWSPKESGDDALDASLKLMNTHLHLMEAFTTYYEVFETDRGRECLHELLDILTNTVVRKRLGACSDKYTPRWEPKLDGEDLRVVSYGHDIENVWLSMDAADALGVSKDLYTDLYETLWEYTLEYGYDDEQGGFYFYGGFDEPASFRVKAWWVQAEGLTSALRMYEHTGESRYLDVFTETYDFLDEHGIDHDVGEWHSGVTDELEPVGRKGAVYKAAYHNGRALLESIAALERL, from the coding sequence ATGACCGACGCGGCCGTCGTCGCCGAGGAGTACCGTCCGAAGCTCGAAGCGGTGTTGCGGGAGAACGTACTCGACTTCTGGTTTCCCCGGTGCATCGACGAGCAGGGTGGCTTCCTGACGAGCTACGAGAGTGAGGGCGAGTTCGCGGGCAACGGCCACAAACAGGTCGTCACCCAGGCCCGGATGGTCTGGTTCACCGCACGCCTCGCGCGCGAGGGCTACGGCGAGCGATATGAGGGGATCGCCGACCACGGCCTCGAGTTCCTGCTCGACGAGATGTGGGACGAGGAGCACGGCGGGTTCGTCTGGGAGGTCGAACGCGACGGCACGACTTCGAAACCAAACAAACACCTTTACGGCCAGTCGTTCGGCCTCTACGCGCTCTCGGAGTACCACCGCGCGACCAGCGACGAGCGCGCGGCCGAGTACGCCCACGAACTCGTCGACCTGCTCGACGAGCACGCCAAGGACGAGGCTCACGGCGGCTACGTCGAGTACTTCACGCCCGAGTGGGAGCCGATTCTCGACGGACGGACCTACCTCGACAACATCGAGCCCGACTGGTCGCCGAAGGAGTCGGGCGACGATGCGCTCGACGCCTCCCTGAAACTCATGAACACCCACCTCCATCTGATGGAGGCGTTCACGACCTACTACGAGGTCTTCGAAACCGATCGGGGACGCGAATGTCTGCACGAACTCCTCGACATCCTCACCAACACGGTAGTCCGAAAGCGGTTAGGCGCGTGTTCGGACAAGTACACCCCTCGATGGGAGCCGAAACTCGACGGCGAGGACCTCCGAGTCGTCTCGTACGGTCACGACATCGAGAACGTCTGGCTCTCGATGGACGCCGCCGACGCGCTCGGGGTCTCGAAGGACCTCTACACGGACCTCTACGAGACCCTCTGGGAGTACACCCTCGAATACGGCTACGACGACGAACAGGGAGGGTTCTACTTCTACGGTGGCTTCGACGAGCCGGCGAGCTTCCGGGTCAAGGCGTGGTGGGTGCAGGCCGAGGGGCTGACGAGCGCGCTCAGGATGTACGAACACACCGGGGAGTCGAGATATCTCGACGTCTTCACCGAGACCTACGACTTCCTCGACGAGCACGGCATCGACCACGACGTGGGCGAGTGGCACTCCGGCGTGACCGACGAGCTCGAACCCGTCGGCCGGAAGGGCGCGGTCTACAAGGCCGCCTACCACAACGGTCGTGCGCTGCTCGAATCCATCGCGGCGCTCGAACGGCTGTAG
- a CDS encoding extracellular solute-binding protein, with the protein MTNKQTRRRFLTTAGLATGVGLAGCTRGGTSSGGNSSGNSSTTSPSSELDPAAYRDANIDWRAHEGTSINLGAVQHDWVTNVRPYVSVFEELTGIDVVWSILPEQQFRTKRLTDVSTGAGNFDLFFMDQVVNQFARAGWLENLDPYFDSDTLFDEDWYGTQDLLQVCRQAAHGAGRQPYWTGLPITVEVQTMFYREDLYDKHGLSVPKTTDQFLKNAKTIHANESDTVGVVNRGQKGYGMNIYTMDPWIREFGGQLWESYPNDSGLDTETAMKAGRFYVDTLQQYGSASAATMEWSQVVATMQQGGAGHILNDANLFWGSLSDPSSSQVADDIAIAKMPVPKGQNTSFVPGAFVWQLSTSPVAANPEAAFLFMIWATAKPTQRAMAIQGSASFPVRRSVWEADPYRQKYGQNFADVSLQSLQEAKIEPFDPQYPVWGQKYSIQLQQAIAGNKSVQSAFEKAAQQAELTAGSG; encoded by the coding sequence ATGACTAATAAACAAACACGTCGTCGGTTCCTCACGACGGCCGGGCTCGCGACCGGTGTCGGGCTCGCGGGCTGTACCCGAGGCGGCACGAGCTCCGGCGGCAACTCGTCGGGGAACTCGTCGACGACGTCCCCGTCGTCGGAACTCGACCCCGCGGCCTATCGGGACGCGAACATCGACTGGCGGGCCCACGAGGGGACCAGCATCAACCTCGGGGCCGTCCAGCACGACTGGGTGACGAACGTCAGACCCTACGTATCGGTCTTCGAGGAGCTGACGGGGATCGACGTCGTCTGGAGCATCCTCCCCGAACAGCAGTTCCGCACCAAACGCCTCACCGACGTGAGCACCGGTGCGGGCAACTTCGACCTGTTCTTCATGGACCAGGTCGTCAACCAGTTCGCCCGCGCGGGCTGGCTCGAGAACCTCGACCCGTACTTCGACAGCGACACCCTCTTCGACGAGGACTGGTACGGCACCCAGGACCTCCTCCAGGTCTGTCGACAGGCCGCCCACGGCGCGGGTCGCCAGCCCTACTGGACCGGCCTGCCGATCACCGTCGAGGTCCAGACGATGTTCTACCGGGAGGACCTCTACGACAAACACGGGCTCTCGGTGCCGAAGACCACCGACCAGTTCCTAAAGAACGCGAAGACGATCCACGCCAACGAGTCCGACACCGTCGGGGTCGTCAACCGTGGCCAGAAGGGCTACGGGATGAACATCTACACGATGGACCCGTGGATCCGGGAGTTCGGGGGGCAGCTCTGGGAGTCCTATCCCAACGACTCGGGGCTCGACACGGAGACGGCGATGAAGGCGGGTCGGTTCTACGTCGACACCCTCCAGCAGTACGGCTCGGCCTCGGCCGCCACGATGGAGTGGTCCCAGGTGGTCGCGACGATGCAACAGGGCGGGGCCGGCCACATCCTGAACGACGCCAACCTGTTCTGGGGGAGCCTCTCGGACCCGAGCTCCTCGCAGGTCGCCGACGACATCGCGATCGCGAAGATGCCGGTGCCGAAGGGACAGAACACCTCGTTCGTGCCGGGCGCGTTCGTCTGGCAGCTCTCGACCTCGCCGGTCGCCGCCAACCCCGAGGCCGCGTTCCTGTTCATGATCTGGGCGACCGCGAAGCCCACCCAGCGCGCGATGGCCATTCAGGGCTCGGCGTCGTTCCCGGTCCGACGGTCGGTCTGGGAGGCCGACCCGTACCGCCAGAAGTACGGCCAGAACTTCGCCGACGTCTCCCTCCAGTCGCTCCAGGAGGCGAAGATCGAGCCGTTCGACCCGCAGTATCCCGTCTGGGGGCAGAAGTACTCGATCCAGCTCCAGCAGGCCATCGCCGGCAACAAGTCGGTTCAGTCGGCCTTCGAGAAGGCCGCCCAGCAAGCCGAACTCACCGCGGGGAGCGGGTGA
- a CDS encoding carbohydrate ABC transporter permease yields the protein MSTDTRSVGSDQGEGALGSLKGVWNDYLPVWLATPMVLVVLLITIFPGVYDLYLSLVNYTYVNPDRLGTFAGLHNFAVVFTDPTVWQSVMVTTVFVLSALVLETVLGFGLAALVNDVASGRAKSFYRVAFILPMAVAPVSLATIGQVMLQPQLGIVPYLINSYTPFAAPAFLTDVPLLTVILIDTWNWTPFMFLIFYAGLSSVPDELLEAARIDGAPMWRRYVHVVIPYLKPVLFVAILIRLIDLFRSFGLVYTLTQGGPGNATMLIGIQIFQTGFTYVDLGAASALAIVYLVVVLIICNVLIRVVGFGEVLD from the coding sequence ATGAGCACGGACACCCGGTCGGTCGGCTCGGACCAGGGCGAGGGCGCGCTCGGCTCGCTCAAGGGCGTCTGGAACGACTACCTCCCGGTCTGGCTCGCGACCCCGATGGTGCTCGTGGTCCTCCTGATCACGATCTTCCCCGGGGTCTACGACCTCTATCTCAGCCTCGTCAACTACACCTACGTCAACCCGGACCGGTTGGGAACGTTCGCGGGGCTCCACAACTTCGCGGTGGTCTTCACCGACCCCACCGTCTGGCAGTCGGTGATGGTGACGACGGTCTTCGTCCTGAGCGCGCTCGTGCTCGAGACCGTGCTCGGGTTCGGGCTCGCCGCGCTCGTCAACGACGTCGCGAGCGGGCGGGCGAAGTCGTTCTACCGCGTGGCGTTCATCCTGCCGATGGCGGTCGCGCCCGTGAGCCTCGCGACGATCGGCCAGGTGATGCTCCAGCCCCAGCTCGGGATCGTCCCCTACCTGATCAACAGCTACACCCCGTTCGCCGCGCCCGCCTTCCTCACCGACGTCCCGCTGCTCACGGTGATCCTGATCGACACCTGGAACTGGACGCCGTTCATGTTCCTGATCTTCTACGCGGGCCTCTCGTCGGTGCCCGACGAACTGCTCGAGGCCGCCCGGATCGACGGCGCACCGATGTGGCGGCGCTACGTCCACGTCGTGATCCCCTACCTCAAACCCGTGCTGTTCGTGGCGATACTCATCCGACTGATCGACCTCTTTCGGTCGTTCGGGCTGGTCTACACCCTCACTCAGGGTGGACCGGGGAACGCGACGATGCTGATCGGGATCCAGATCTTCCAGACCGGCTTCACCTACGTCGACCTCGGGGCGGCGAGCGCGCTCGCGATCGTCTACCTCGTGGTCGTGTTGATCATCTGCAACGTCCTGATCCGCGTCGTCGGCTTCGGGGAGGTGCTCGACTGA
- a CDS encoding carbohydrate ABC transporter permease, whose protein sequence is MATSSSDGGLKEVGRHAVLVLWTVVALFPLAWITFMSLKPPGEAITLPPDWIFLPTVYNYIQLVQDAAFVHAYANSLISVSASVVLVLLVGVPGAYVLSRYDVPKKPDVLIWILSSRMLPPVAVVIPFFVIFRTFDLYDTLIGLVFMYITINISVVVWVMKSFFDGIPESLEEAAMVDGATRSQAFRKVVLPSAVPGIISVAVISFIFAWIELLFSLVLTNNQAVTVSLQVYTFIGSRNIEYSMLAAASMAMIVPVLIFLIAANRYLASGLSFGVVLKE, encoded by the coding sequence ATGGCGACCAGCAGTTCGGACGGCGGGCTGAAGGAGGTCGGCCGCCACGCCGTCCTCGTCCTCTGGACGGTCGTCGCGCTGTTCCCGCTGGCGTGGATCACGTTCATGTCGCTGAAGCCGCCGGGCGAGGCGATCACCCTCCCCCCGGACTGGATCTTCCTGCCGACGGTCTACAACTACATCCAACTGGTGCAGGACGCGGCGTTCGTCCACGCCTACGCGAACAGTCTCATCAGCGTGAGCGCCTCCGTGGTGCTCGTGCTCCTAGTCGGGGTCCCGGGAGCCTACGTGCTCTCGCGCTACGACGTCCCGAAGAAGCCCGACGTCCTGATCTGGATCCTCTCCTCGCGGATGTTGCCGCCGGTCGCGGTCGTCATTCCGTTCTTCGTGATCTTCCGGACCTTCGACCTCTACGACACCCTGATCGGGTTGGTGTTCATGTACATCACCATCAACATCTCCGTCGTGGTCTGGGTGATGAAGTCCTTCTTCGATGGGATCCCCGAATCCCTCGAAGAGGCCGCGATGGTCGATGGTGCGACGCGCTCGCAGGCGTTCCGGAAGGTGGTGTTGCCCTCGGCGGTGCCGGGGATCATCTCGGTCGCCGTGATCAGCTTCATCTTCGCGTGGATCGAGCTCCTGTTCTCGCTGGTGCTCACCAACAACCAGGCGGTGACCGTCTCGTTGCAGGTCTACACCTTCATCGGGTCGCGAAACATCGAGTACAGCATGCTGGCGGCGGCCTCGATGGCGATGATCGTCCCAGTATTGATCTTCCTGATCGCGGCGAACCGGTACCTCGCCTCCGGGCTGAGCTTCGGGGTGGTGTTGAAGGAATGA
- a CDS encoding ABC transporter ATP-binding protein produces the protein MARIELNGITKTFAEGSDEIVAVDDVDLTIENDEFLIMVGPSGSGKSTLLRMIAGLERQTEGEITIDGEPIGDLEPGERNIAMVFQNYALYPNMSVRGNMSFGLKMSTDLSDDEIDGRVEDAAQTMNIGHMLDSDPSQLSGGEKQRVAIGRATVRDPNAFLMDEPLSNLDAKLRAEMRTEIKRLQRELGVTTVYVTHNQTEAMTMGDRLAILNDGKLQQVGTPLECFYRPANTFVAGFVGSPSMNFFEVTLDGDRLTADSISYDVDPDATEGIDDGTELLFGVRPEDIELREEADSPDDFECVVDVVEPMGSRKYVYFTRPEDENGSDETFVAEVDGQLPVESSETWFVHVPKDTFYLFDRGSGEAVHHRRLLERTERELLSKIEGRNAETADT, from the coding sequence ATGGCACGAATCGAACTCAACGGCATCACGAAGACGTTCGCGGAGGGAAGCGACGAGATCGTCGCGGTCGACGACGTCGACCTCACGATCGAGAACGACGAGTTCCTGATCATGGTCGGCCCCTCGGGGAGCGGGAAGTCGACGCTCCTCAGGATGATCGCGGGGCTCGAACGACAGACCGAGGGCGAGATCACGATCGACGGCGAGCCGATCGGCGACCTCGAACCCGGCGAGCGCAACATCGCGATGGTGTTCCAGAACTACGCGCTCTACCCGAACATGTCGGTCCGTGGGAACATGAGCTTCGGGCTGAAGATGTCGACCGACCTCTCGGACGACGAGATCGACGGCCGGGTCGAGGACGCCGCCCAAACCATGAACATCGGGCACATGCTCGACAGCGACCCCAGCCAGCTCTCCGGCGGGGAGAAACAGCGCGTGGCGATCGGGCGGGCGACCGTCCGCGACCCGAACGCCTTCCTGATGGACGAGCCGCTCTCGAACCTCGACGCGAAGCTCCGCGCGGAGATGCGCACCGAGATCAAGCGCCTCCAGCGCGAGCTCGGCGTCACGACGGTCTACGTCACCCACAACCAGACCGAGGCGATGACGATGGGCGACCGGCTCGCGATCCTCAACGACGGCAAGCTCCAGCAGGTCGGCACACCCCTGGAGTGCTTTTACCGCCCGGCGAACACGTTCGTCGCGGGGTTCGTCGGCAGCCCGTCGATGAACTTCTTCGAGGTCACGCTCGATGGCGACCGATTGACGGCCGACAGCATCTCCTACGACGTCGACCCCGACGCGACCGAGGGGATCGACGACGGGACGGAGCTGCTGTTCGGCGTCCGTCCGGAGGACATCGAGCTCCGCGAGGAGGCCGACTCGCCCGACGACTTCGAGTGCGTCGTGGACGTCGTCGAGCCGATGGGGAGCCGGAAGTACGTCTACTTCACCCGCCCGGAGGACGAGAACGGGAGCGACGAGACCTTCGTGGCCGAGGTCGACGGCCAGCTCCCGGTCGAGTCGAGCGAGACGTGGTTCGTCCACGTCCCGAAGGACACCTTCTACCTCTTCGATCGGGGCTCGGGCGAGGCGGTTCACCACCGTCGGCTGCTCGAACGCACCGAACGGGAACTCCTCTCGAAGATCGAGGGACGGAACGCCGAGACCGCCGACACCTGA
- a CDS encoding LabA-like NYN domain-containing protein has translation MSNVHPAQRVAVLVDAQNFYHTTQSVYSRNIDYRELLEEAVDGRQLTRAIAYVIRADSPKEESFFEALAEIGFETKIKDLKTHADGSKTADWDVGMILDAVTLAPHIDTAVICTGDGDFSRLCSHLRHEGVRVEGMAFGESTSEDMVDAVDSFTDLSERVDRFLL, from the coding sequence ATGTCGAACGTCCATCCGGCCCAGCGCGTCGCGGTGTTGGTCGACGCGCAGAACTTCTATCACACCACCCAGAGCGTCTACTCGCGCAACATCGACTACCGCGAACTCCTGGAGGAGGCCGTCGACGGTCGCCAACTCACCAGGGCGATCGCCTACGTCATCCGGGCGGACTCGCCGAAGGAGGAGAGCTTCTTCGAGGCGCTCGCGGAGATCGGCTTCGAGACCAAGATCAAGGACCTCAAGACCCACGCCGACGGGTCGAAGACCGCCGACTGGGACGTCGGGATGATCCTCGACGCCGTCACCCTCGCACCGCACATCGACACCGCCGTGATCTGCACCGGCGACGGCGACTTCTCCAGGCTCTGTTCGCACCTCCGCCACGAGGGCGTTCGGGTCGAGGGGATGGCCTTCGGCGAATCGACCTCCGAGGACATGGTCGACGCCGTGGACTCGTTCACCGACCTCTCCGAGCGCGTCGACCGGTTTTTGCTGTAG
- a CDS encoding PUA domain-containing protein: protein MDEDETARLRTIADYQFGAGAGAALFPDADLAVRRSVSGRPQQVFDGERRLVSYNTDGRFTLGVAGGRRLLGLDAPTARVVVGEESDPFVRDGKNAFAKFVQEVDPAVRPSDEVCIVDPADDLLGVGRARLSADAMADFETGVAVKTRDGNDG, encoded by the coding sequence ATGGACGAGGACGAGACCGCGCGACTCCGAACGATCGCCGACTACCAGTTCGGTGCAGGGGCGGGGGCGGCGCTGTTCCCCGATGCCGACCTCGCGGTGCGGCGGTCGGTGAGCGGCCGCCCACAGCAGGTGTTCGACGGCGAGCGACGGCTGGTTTCGTACAACACGGACGGGCGATTCACCCTCGGAGTCGCAGGCGGGCGGCGGCTCCTCGGGCTCGACGCGCCGACCGCGCGGGTCGTGGTGGGCGAGGAGAGCGACCCGTTCGTCAGGGACGGCAAGAACGCCTTCGCGAAGTTCGTACAAGAGGTGGACCCCGCGGTGCGGCCCAGTGACGAGGTCTGTATCGTGGACCCCGCCGACGACCTGCTCGGGGTCGGTCGGGCGCGACTCTCGGCCGACGCGATGGCGGATTTCGAGACCGGCGTCGCGGTGAAGACCCGCGACGGAAACGACGGCTGA